Proteins co-encoded in one Planctomycetaceae bacterium genomic window:
- a CDS encoding protein-L-isoaspartate(D-aspartate) O-methyltransferase, with translation MNAAGRHNLWLAIAVVMAMCGTSAFAQPRRSSGNDRYAAARDAMVRFVIEAEGIDNQAVVNAMRTVPRHEFVIASLRHRAYTDCSLAIGSKQTISAPYIVAYMTQTIDPQPDDRVLEIGTGSGYQAAVLAEIVKEVYSVEIVPALAKSAKKRLEELGYNNVFVREGDGFQGWKEHAPFDKIIVTCSPENIPEPLIEQLKDGGLMMIPIGERYQQSFYLLKKVDGKLERERLVSTLFVPMTGESEERRRVKPDPQHPVIVNGSFELDSNDDDRVDGWHYQRHVTMNSEDPIDGSRCLRFENATPGELSQALQGSAIDGRAIGALDCAVWARLRDVVPGPGNSDQAAVVVHFYDVIRREVGDALVVTWRGTENWQEARSRILVPPDAKEMVIRVGLNGATGTLDVDDLRIAPVAR, from the coding sequence GCGGCCCGCGACGCGATGGTTCGGTTTGTGATCGAAGCCGAAGGGATCGATAACCAGGCCGTTGTGAATGCGATGCGGACGGTGCCGCGGCATGAATTCGTCATCGCTTCTCTAAGGCATCGGGCCTACACCGATTGCTCACTGGCGATCGGCTCGAAGCAGACAATTTCCGCTCCGTACATCGTCGCCTATATGACGCAGACGATTGATCCTCAGCCGGACGACAGGGTGCTGGAAATCGGAACCGGAAGCGGATACCAGGCGGCGGTTCTGGCAGAAATCGTCAAGGAGGTCTATTCCGTCGAAATCGTACCGGCGCTGGCAAAGTCGGCGAAAAAACGGCTGGAGGAACTCGGATACAACAACGTATTCGTGCGTGAAGGTGACGGATTTCAAGGATGGAAGGAACACGCGCCGTTCGACAAGATCATCGTCACGTGCTCACCGGAAAACATCCCCGAACCGCTGATCGAGCAACTGAAGGACGGCGGCCTGATGATGATTCCGATCGGCGAACGCTACCAGCAGTCGTTCTACCTGCTGAAGAAAGTCGACGGCAAACTGGAACGCGAACGGCTCGTGTCGACGCTGTTCGTTCCGATGACCGGCGAATCCGAAGAACGCAGGCGTGTGAAGCCCGACCCGCAGCATCCGGTCATCGTCAACGGCAGCTTCGAACTGGACTCCAACGATGACGATCGCGTTGACGGCTGGCACTATCAGCGACATGTCACGATGAATTCCGAAGACCCGATCGACGGATCCCGCTGTCTGCGGTTTGAAAACGCAACTCCCGGTGAACTGTCGCAGGCGCTGCAGGGCAGCGCGATCGACGGCCGGGCAATCGGAGCTCTGGACTGTGCGGTCTGGGCGAGACTCCGCGATGTCGTGCCGGGCCCCGGCAACAGCGACCAGGCAGCCGTTGTGGTACATTTCTATGATGTGATTCGGCGCGAGGTCGGCGACGCACTGGTCGTTACCTGGCGCGGAACCGAAAACTGGCAGGAGGCCCGGTCAAGAATCCTGGTTCCGCCGGATGCAAAGGAAATGGTGATTCGAGTCGGCCTGAACGGCGCGACGGGGACACTTGACGTGGACGATCTCAGAATCGCGCCGGTGGCCAGATGA